The Ancylobacter sp. SL191 nucleotide sequence GCAGATTGAGCTGCGGCTGGAGTATCTGGCCAACCACGATTCGCTGACGGGGCTTCCGAACCGGCTTCTGCTCCGCGATCACCTGCGCCGCGAGCTCGCGCGCGGCCGGCGTGGCAATCAGAGCTTCGCGCTGCATTTCATCGATCTGGACCGGTTCAAGGCAATCAATGATGCCCACGGGCATCACCGGGGCGACCAGCTGCTGCAGGATGTGGCGGAGAGCCTCACGCGCCTGCTCGGTCCGGGCCTGACCGTGGCGCGCCTCGGCGGCGATGAGTTCGCGGTGCTGCAGCCCGACATTAACGGGCCGGAGGATGCGGAGCGGCTGGCCGTCACGATCCTGAGGATGCTCATTGGCGAGGATGAGAATTCGTCCTCCCCGCGTATCGGGGCGAGCATCGGCATCACGGTTGCCCCTCTCGACGGCGCTGACCCCGACGACCTGCTGCGCAATTCCGACCAGGCGATGTATCTGGCCAAGTCGGTCGGCGGCAACACGGTGCGCTTCTTCGCCGCCGATATGGCGCCGCTCGCCAGCCAGCGGGCCCAGATGGAAAGCGACATGCGCGACGCCCTGAAGCGCCGCGAATTCCTGCTCCACTACCAGCCGCTGGTCGATCTGCGCAGCGGCGATGTCATCGGGACCGAGGCCCTGCTGCGCTGGGCGCACCCACAGCATGGCCTGCTGGCGCCGGGCGCGTTCCTGAGCCTCGCCGAAGAAAGCGGGCTGATCGTGCCGATCAATGAATGGGTTCTGCGCGAGGCGTGCCGCCAGGGCACGGTGTGGCGGCAGGCGGGCTTGGGCGATCTGCGCATGGCCGTGAACCTGTCCCCCGTGCAGTTCCGGCGGCAGAAGGTCGGCGAGCTCGTCCGCAGCGTGATCGAGGAGAGCGGCTTTGCCCCCGAGCTTCTCGACCTCGAACTGACCGAAGGCATTCTCATCGACTATAATGAGACGGTGTCCGAGCAGATGCGCCTGCTGCGCTCGCTCGGCGTGAGCCTCTCGGTGGATGACTTCGGGACAGGCTACTCGTCGCTGAACTACATCCGCAATTTTCCGCTGCAGCGCCTGAAGATCGACCGGTCCTTCGTGAAGGATCTGGCCATCGACCCGCGTGCGCTCGCCATCGTGCGGACCATCATCGAGCTCGGCCACAACCTCAATCTGAAGGTTCTGGCCGAGGGCGTCGAGGAGGCGAGCCAGCTTCAGACCCTCCGCGCGGAGGGGTGTGACGAGGTGCAGGGGTACTATTTCAGCCGGCCCGTGCCGGCGGACATGTTTGTCCAGTGGCTGTCGCACCGGGAGGGTGGGACCAACCCGACGCCATGAGGTAAGGTGCCGCCATGCGATCCGCCCCGCTCCAGCGCCGCCTGATGTCACCGATTCACTGGATCGCGAGCCGCCTGCGCAACCGCGCGGACAGCGAGCACGAGATGAGCTTCAACCGGCTCATCTTTGCCTTCATCATCGTCATCGTTCTGGCGGTGAACAGCACGACCAGCGACGTCCATGAGTCGCTGCGGGTGATGGCGCTGTACATCGTGCTGGCGCTCGGTGTCCTCGGCCACATCCTCATCCGCCCTGCCATATCGCGGGCGCGGCGGGTGTTCGCGCTGCTGCTGGATTGCGGGTTTCTCGGCTGGCAGCTGCATCTGGGCGGCGAGGTTGCTGCGCTGTTCTACCCGATCTATCTCTGGGTCATCTTCGGCAACGGCTTCCGCTTCGGTGTTGCCGCCCTCCTGACGGCGATACCCGTTGCCGTGCTCAGCTTCGCGACGGTCATGTGGACCACGCCGTTCTGGCGGGACCAGTGGCACCTGTCCCTCGGTCTGCTAGTCGGCCTTGTCATTCTGCCGGCCTATGCCGGAACCCTCATCCGCAAATTGTCGACGGCGACCAAGGTGGCGGAGGAGGCGAGCCAGGCCAAGAGTCTGTTCCTGGCGAGCGTCAGCCATGAGCTGCGCACCCCGCTCACCGCCATCGTCGGCATGACCGGCCTGCTCCGCGGAACGCCGCTGGCGCGGGATCAGCGCGAGATGGTCGACACCGTCGATGTCGCGACCCGTTCCCTGCGGACCCTCATCGACGGGCTGCTCGATCTCTCCCGCATCGAGGCCGGGCGCATGCCGGTTCCGCATGCAGCCTTCGATCTCGTCGCGCTGCTGGTCGACGCCCGCCGGCTGGTCGAGGGGCAGGCGCGCGAGCGCGGACTAAGCTTCAACCTTCATGTGACGCCGCGCACGCCGCTCGATCTCGTCGGCAGCCGCCAGCACCTGCATGAAGTGTTGCTCAACCTCGCCGGCAATGCGGTGAAATTCACCGAGAAGGGCGGCGTGACCATCGCCGTCGACACCGAGCCTCGGGAGAACGGCCGGCTGACCCTCATTATCGAGGTCAGCGACACAGGGATCGGCATCGCCCGCGCCGATCAGGAGCGGATCTTCGAGGACTTCACCCAGGCCGATGCCAGCATCCTCAACCGTTTCGGCGGCACCGGCCTCGGCCTCGCGATCACCCGCCGGCTAGTCGCCCTCATGGGGGGCATCATCTCCGTGGACAGCGAGCCGGGCGTCGGGAGCACGTTTCGACTGGAAGTGCCAATCGACGGCGCCATCCTCGACGCGGCCCATGCCACACGGGATGCCCCTCCCGTTCTGGTCTGCCGTGATACCGCCCCGCTCGCCCCGCTGCTCGACACTCTGAGTGAACTCGATCTGCCGCCCGTGATCGCCGATCTCCGGCTCGGGCCGGCCCGGATGTTCTCCCCACAGGCGGCGGGCGCTGTCCGGCTTCTGTATGAACCGGACACGCGCAACCTTGCTTTGCCGGCGCCTCCCGCCAACTCCCCGCCGCCCGTGCTCGTTCGGCCCGCATCCGAGCCGGGACTGCCGCCGCTGGAGCTGCGCCGGCTTTATGCGAGCGTGCTCGATGTGGGAGCGCCCGTCCATGAGGTGCAGCGCGCATTGAGACTGGCCCGCCGCCTTGGCGTGGCCGCGTCACTTGAGGCCGAACCGGCCCCGCCGGTGCCCCGCCTCGCCTGCCAGCTCCTTTTGGTGGACGACAACCGCGTCAACCAGCGTGTTTTCCAGCGCATTCTGGAGGGCGCCGGCCACAAGGTGCGCGTGGCGGAAACCGGCGAGCAGGCGCTCGACCTTCTCTCGGATGATGCCGACGCGTTCGATCTGGTGCTGATGGACTTCAACATGCCCGACATGGACGGGCTGGAAGCCAGCAAGCTCTACCGGATGATGTCGACCGGCGATAATCGCCTGCCCATCGTCGGCCTCACGGCGGACGCTACCGCGCTCGGTGACAGCCGGTGGCGCGATGCCGGCATGGATGACTGTCTGATCAAGCCGGTGGAGCCGGGTGTTCTTCTGGCGATGATCGACCGCCGCGCGCGGGCCGGTGATGCCCCGGCGCCGCTGCGGGAGAATGGGGGAAGTCTCGCCTATCTCGACAGCCCGCTGCGGCCGCTGGATGACGAGGCCATTGAGAGCCTGTGCCGCCTCGGCGGGCCGCATTTCGCGGCCGAGCTGATGGAGGATTATCTCGAGGATGCGCAGGCCATCATCGGGAGGCTCACCGCCACGGCCCGGCGGGGCGATGTGATCGGTTTCCGCAACGAGGCGCATGCGCTGCAAAGCAGCTCCGCCAATGTCGGCGCGCTGGCCCTCAGCGCCCTGTGTCAGCCCTGGCGCGACCTGCGCGGGGATGAGCTTCGCGCCCGCGCCGACGACCTTGATCGTCTGGCGCAACATCAGTTGGCCCGCACCCGCGTGGCGATGCGGGCCTGTTCGGTGCGCCTGAAGAATGCGGGATAGACGCCCCCGGCGGCCCCAGAGCCGCCAGGGGCAGGTGGCGTGTCACTCGGCGGCCGTCAGCAGCGGCATGGGCGACTGAAGCCCGGCAAGCCGCTTATTCTGGGCGGCGCAGAGCCGGTCCATCTTCCGCAGATCGGCCTCGGTCAGGTTCAGGGCGGCCTCGGCCCAGATGTCGACCACGTCGATCAGCTCCGCCAGCGTCACCGGGTTCACCCGGCGACGTGCCCGGTAGACGGCGAGGTGCGCGTTATGCTTGCGGCTGTGGCGCGCAATGTAGTCCATCGCCGCCTGCTGGCCTTGCCCGTCCTCGGCGAGCACGTCGACCACGCCCATGGCGTGCAGTTCCTCGGCGGTATGGACCCGGCCGGAGAGAATGAGCGCTTCCGCCTTTGCCCGGTCCATACGCCGCGACAGGAAGCTGTAGGCGCCCATGCCGGGGAACATGTTGAACAGGATTTCCGGCAGGCCCATCTTGGCGCTGCGTTCGGCCACGATCAGGTCGAAGGACAGCGCATGCTCGAAGCCGCCTCCCAGCGCGTCGCCCTGCACCAGCGCCATGGTGACGACGGGGCTGTCGAAGGCCACCGCATTGCGGTGAATGGCGGTGACGGCGACATGCCCATAATGGCGCATCGCCGCGAGGTCGCGGGTGCGGATCCGCGCGGCGAAATGCCCGAGATCGCCGCCGAGATTGTAAATGCCGGGCACGTCCGAGGCCATGACGAACCAGGAGAAGGGGGCCGCCGCCGGGTCCGGGAGATCGGCGAAGCTGCGGGTGATGGCCCCCTGCAGGCAACTGATGTCGTGCATCAGTTCATGCGTATAGGACGGCTTTCCAACCGGTCGCATGAACGTCCAGCAAATCGAGTTCACCGTATCGATGCTGAGGCGAAGGTTAGCATAGCCGTTGCCATGTATGGCTTGAACGGCCTCTTCTTGGGCGTGGGTGGCGGGAAGGGCGGTGACGTCAACCGCGCCGGCGACATGATTCAGGGCAATCAGGGACACGATCTCGCTCCATGGTGGGTGAGGTGAGGAAGCCCTACCCGGCGCGTGGCGGCGCCCGGGCAGTTCACCTTCCATTAGGCGTGGCGCGGCGCCCGAGAGCCAGAAGTTATTCAGTCAATGGCTGCAATTTGTTGACATTGATACTCATTACAACTTAGGCGGCGCAAAGAACACCGATAACAACTTGGACAGTTGGATCCAAAGGTAGCGGGCTCTTCTAAGCAGCGGCAGCCACCAGGCGTGGCCCGCGCTCTGCAGCAAGGCGCTTGCGAAATGACGCAGCGGCAATGTTCGGTTCGGCCACGCGGCCCGACTCATCGCCTGATTATGCGATCTATGGAAACCCCGCAGAAGTAACTTGTAACACCACACTCAGTCATTCTGAGCTAGAACATTGTCACCTGATGTTAGCGCAACTTCATCAGGCTCGGCTGGGGCGCTGACCCATGACTTCACCCGTCGAACAGCGCCCCAGTCACCCTTCCGAGAAGCAAATAAGGCCAGTCATAGTGACGCGTATGCGTCGCAGTGGCATGCAGCGTCATGTGTCATATCAAAATAATACATAAGCGAAATGCTCGGACACGTATGCGCAGTAAAATAGCCTGAAATCGGTCGATTATCGTGCGACGGACGAAAGCCCCGGGGATTTTGCCGTCTCGGACGGCTCGATCGCGCCGGGGTCATGAAATAAATCGGCGCTGAGTGGTGTAATATGACGTGTAACGACCAGGGACTTGGCGCAAGATTAATTCACGCATTGCTCATCATACTGGTCGCCGTTTTATTCTATACGATAGGGGATGCCGCGCAGGCGCGACTATACGCGGCGGCTGGGCCGACGCAAGAGGCCTCCTCCATCGTCGTTGAGGGTAATCAGCGTGTGGATTCGGAGACGATCCGCTCCTATTTCGCGTCGAAGCCGGGCGAGGCGCTGACGCCGGCCAAGATCGACGAGGGGCTGAAGGCGCTCTACGCGACCGGCCTTTTTTCGGACGTCAATGTCAGCCGCAGCGGCAATCGCCTCGTGGTGCGCG carries:
- a CDS encoding EAL domain-containing protein, whose protein sequence is MPAVLIIDDSTTNRRIYSELARQLEPNVYVEMFENGAEALEWLVEHRADLIITDYKMPKMNGAELVRAVRALPHLRDVPIIVVTAYDDRKFRVASLEAGATDFLLSPVDHVEFLARSRNLLKLRRQHLLLADRAEQLEINLTAKDQLLRASREALAQVIDTVPAFISASDLDGRCVLVNVQQAASIGKVPNDLVGQPIESLIGEERGLVSRQLDQIVLRTGKAIAPREEEVVTPGGDHYIYLTNKAPLHDGAGRISGILTTSIDVTQRRQIELRLEYLANHDSLTGLPNRLLLRDHLRRELARGRRGNQSFALHFIDLDRFKAINDAHGHHRGDQLLQDVAESLTRLLGPGLTVARLGGDEFAVLQPDINGPEDAERLAVTILRMLIGEDENSSSPRIGASIGITVAPLDGADPDDLLRNSDQAMYLAKSVGGNTVRFFAADMAPLASQRAQMESDMRDALKRREFLLHYQPLVDLRSGDVIGTEALLRWAHPQHGLLAPGAFLSLAEESGLIVPINEWVLREACRQGTVWRQAGLGDLRMAVNLSPVQFRRQKVGELVRSVIEESGFAPELLDLELTEGILIDYNETVSEQMRLLRSLGVSLSVDDFGTGYSSLNYIRNFPLQRLKIDRSFVKDLAIDPRALAIVRTIIELGHNLNLKVLAEGVEEASQLQTLRAEGCDEVQGYYFSRPVPADMFVQWLSHREGGTNPTP
- a CDS encoding sensor histidine kinase, translating into MSPIHWIASRLRNRADSEHEMSFNRLIFAFIIVIVLAVNSTTSDVHESLRVMALYIVLALGVLGHILIRPAISRARRVFALLLDCGFLGWQLHLGGEVAALFYPIYLWVIFGNGFRFGVAALLTAIPVAVLSFATVMWTTPFWRDQWHLSLGLLVGLVILPAYAGTLIRKLSTATKVAEEASQAKSLFLASVSHELRTPLTAIVGMTGLLRGTPLARDQREMVDTVDVATRSLRTLIDGLLDLSRIEAGRMPVPHAAFDLVALLVDARRLVEGQARERGLSFNLHVTPRTPLDLVGSRQHLHEVLLNLAGNAVKFTEKGGVTIAVDTEPRENGRLTLIIEVSDTGIGIARADQERIFEDFTQADASILNRFGGTGLGLAITRRLVALMGGIISVDSEPGVGSTFRLEVPIDGAILDAAHATRDAPPVLVCRDTAPLAPLLDTLSELDLPPVIADLRLGPARMFSPQAAGAVRLLYEPDTRNLALPAPPANSPPPVLVRPASEPGLPPLELRRLYASVLDVGAPVHEVQRALRLARRLGVAASLEAEPAPPVPRLACQLLLVDDNRVNQRVFQRILEGAGHKVRVAETGEQALDLLSDDADAFDLVLMDFNMPDMDGLEASKLYRMMSTGDNRLPIVGLTADATALGDSRWRDAGMDDCLIKPVEPGVLLAMIDRRARAGDAPAPLRENGGSLAYLDSPLRPLDDEAIESLCRLGGPHFAAELMEDYLEDAQAIIGRLTATARRGDVIGFRNEAHALQSSSANVGALALSALCQPWRDLRGDELRARADDLDRLAQHQLARTRVAMRACSVRLKNAG
- a CDS encoding crotonase/enoyl-CoA hydratase family protein produces the protein MSLIALNHVAGAVDVTALPATHAQEEAVQAIHGNGYANLRLSIDTVNSICWTFMRPVGKPSYTHELMHDISCLQGAITRSFADLPDPAAAPFSWFVMASDVPGIYNLGGDLGHFAARIRTRDLAAMRHYGHVAVTAIHRNAVAFDSPVVTMALVQGDALGGGFEHALSFDLIVAERSAKMGLPEILFNMFPGMGAYSFLSRRMDRAKAEALILSGRVHTAEELHAMGVVDVLAEDGQGQQAAMDYIARHSRKHNAHLAVYRARRRVNPVTLAELIDVVDIWAEAALNLTEADLRKMDRLCAAQNKRLAGLQSPMPLLTAAE